ACAATGGTGTGTTTATGGAGTGACCTAAACACTGTAAATCACATGgaagggtttgtgtgtgtgtttgtacagttACCCAGTATGGTGTCTCTGCGCTGGAGTCTGTACATGTCTTTGCCTTTGCACAGGTTATTGACGAAATAGCCCAGGTCAGTGGTGCTTTCCAGCTTCTCTGTAACCATCATCTCTTCATGCACCAGGTACGACTGAGGTAGATACGTTCCTGCCTGCAAaacgcacacagacacaaacatcaCATAAACAAACGCTCCCATCTCTTTTTCCCTGAAGTAGTAACAATAAAACGATGCAcctcttttgggattttatgccaTTTTGATTGATCAATTTTACAATTAATTAGCATTtgcaaataagcacatttgtgaTAATGTAGTATAGTAAATATCTACACTTCTCTAAGTTGAAATATGAAGAATATATTAGAATGTGACATGTATGgcgggtctgggtatctcagcgagtattggcgctgactatcacacctggagccGTGAGAgagaattcagggcgtgctgagtgactccagccaggactccttagcaaccaaattggcccggttgctagggagggtagagtcacatggggtaacctcctcgtggtctcaatggggcgtgtggtgagttgtgcgtcgatcgcggagagtagcatgagcctccacatgctagcatgagtctctgcagtgtcatgcacaacgagccacatgataagatgcgcggattgaggtgagtaatcacaccaccaccacgaggacctactaagtactgtgaattgggcattccaaattgggagaaaaggggatagaaATGAAATCAAACGAATACAAAAAAACACTCCCATGCCCAAATGtcttttttgtatgttcagatgggaagtggaggaaaagtcaccaagtcttgtatcACTAAGatgaaggaaaccatttttataaaAGTTGGTTCTGGTCAAAAATGGGCGAAGACCACAGGAGGATGCACACTAATGTGGGTGCTTACCTTGATGTTGATCAGTAACTCATAAAAGTTCTTGGGTGGCATGACGATAGAGGTGTTCAGGGCAATGATGTAGCACTTGTGCAGATTCAGGTCCAGATAAGCAGTCAGCCTCTGACAGCACAGAAACACAAAGTTACTTGCCAGGAAACATACAGATGCTCttatgattatgatataatatgttttattttttatataaataaggaCGAAACCAAATATTTAAGACGTTCATGGAGAGATCCAAAATGTAAGGATCAGTTATTGACAAGCCCATATTAAATACTGGTAAATACACCTCAATCCCTATGGATGACTCATCCCTAAACATATTGGAACTCTGGCTTTCCAGTGTTTTCCTGTTTCAAGAACTTTTGTGTATCTGGCACGATCAagtttctatccatccatcttcaaccgcttatccgaagtcaggtcgcgggggcagctgctccagcagggggccccaaacttccctatcccgagccacattaaccagctctgactgggggaccccgagacgttcccaggccagtgtggagatgtaatctctccacctagtcctgggtcttccccgaggcctcctcccagctggatgtgcctgaaacacctccctagggaggcggccagggggcatccttaccagatgcccaaaccacctcaactgactcctttcgacgcaaaggagcagcggctctactccgagctcctcacggatgactgagctcctcaccctatctctaagggagaagcccgccacccttctgaggaagcccatttcggccgcttgtactcgcaacctagttctttcggtcatgacccagccttcatgaccataggtgagggtaggaacgaaaattgaccggtagatcgagagctttgccttccggctcagctctcttttcgtgacaacggtgcgatagagcgagtgcaataccgcccccgctgccccgattctccggccaacctcccgctccattgtcccctcactcgtgaacaagaccccgaggtacttgaactccttcacttggggcaatacctccttccctacctggagtacagaCTCCATCAAATTTCACTTATCGCAAATGCTTCATACCATGGACAACAGGGCTTTCCTTACTTTTTCGATAAATATGTCTATAATTTCATTAGACATGCAGTGTTTGGGTGTCTGTTTTCATTTTCGCACCTTGTTGAAGTCATGCACGATATTTGCTGGATCGCTGTCTCCAAACTCAGGGACTGGTACTGTGATGAGCTCCACTTCATCATTCTCCAGAAAGCTCACATTCTCCTCAATCAACTTCAGTGCGGTCTCCatctccacctccacctccacctcctcaTTCATCTCGTAGTCTTCCTCAAAATACTTCATCCCACAGACAAACACCCGCTCCTCCTGTTGGGTTAGACACaagcatgtttatttatttatgatatttttttaacaagaagAAACATGTACAAACAACAACAATTTCAGGCCGCAGCGTAGCAAGATCATGGCAGATAGAGCTGGAGCCCCGGATCTTTTGTTAACATCCCCGAATATATTTTGGTGATGAAATAAAGTAAGGCTTAATGTTCATTACATCAGGGTACAAAAGCAACAAGGCAGGCTGCaattctggcttcaaatgtaTATAAAGTCTGATCAGTGAACCCCACCTGCATTAATTAACAGTTTGCAATTTGACTTTTACCTGCGGTTCAGGTTTAACAGAACACCTCGAGTGGGAGCTTTCTAATTTCTCTaacaggggtgcagcttttctgtATCCGATTGCAAGCTTTATTActaaatatataatctataaacCTCCTTTCTAATCTTCATTTGTTCACAAGCCACACAACAAGTCCATTTTAATGCATGCACAAGTCAACTTGTTCGGAGCATCCCTCCTCACTCCCTAAGACGGACTCTGCCTAGGTTAAAATCAGCTAGCACTTTAAGAATCGTGTGGCACCATGCGAGGGTCGGACGTGTGAAaagtgagctctgcgcactttgctagttttaatacattttatgtcataaactggtgataGTCGATACACTCAGATTCTTGACTCTTCTAGGGAGACAATAGGTCAaggaattcaaaatccttgggctctggagacattaaaagacacatacGTGCTCAAGCTAACGCCCCTGAGGAGGCCGCAAACCCAGGACTCAGTTTGGACCATGCaggtgaaagagattcagcgtcaacttttgaacatgttggcaatgctggCAAAGGTCGTTGCATTGCCAGTGGCTCAAgcagggcattttattcccagaaaatttgtgtgatttggttagagttaattttgaccccttaatgaAAAGGTTTTCGAgagatgtgggcaggtgggcttcgtTACATGCATCTATGATAgcgaaggttaatgttattaaaatgatctGCATTCCAAAATTtaacaatctctccctgtagatgtccccctcttatTTCAAGCTATTTGATatcatagcaaagtccttcattttaataagttacataggccgattgaccaaggtgggctaggcctacccaatatttagttttattattatgcattcggctcattggtcacttccacctgagagagcccttaTGAGGGGTAttgctacactcggtgacctgtatgaaagtggagtgttgagatcttttgaacatttggttcaacattttgggattcccagatatcagtttttaggtatttacagctgcgccacctgttctgtactatttttgggagtagcatacaccgcCCCAAGAACGGCAGATACACTGGGAGTGGTGATTCTtggttttggaaaaggtcatgagatcTCTaatatcaagagattatgggaatcttggtattggaggagggagtgtggggtAGGATTAAAAAAAACTTCAAGTCTGTATGTAGAgttgcaagggtgcaccttatacaattcaagattttacatcgattctattggaccccctttagattgtataggcttggtcttaaagacacacccatctgctggcaatgccaatcggaggatggagacacggcccatgttttttggtggggtgctgagatccaggaattttggttgaaggttcagagttttgtgtgtgatgagTTGGGCACTCGGGTTTCGTTTTGACCCAGACTCTGTGTTTTttatggggcggtcatcaatataagagaaaaatacatacaaaattggGTCCTGACCAGTGTTATGATAGGCCGGcagattgttttaaggggatggaagtcgtcTGGATCACCTTCAATTTGGGAGTGGTGcgaggagatggggagggtggcagctttcatGGAGGTGTCgtgtagaaggctggggatctGGGATTCATTTGATGGGACACGGGGCAGTTATTTGacgtttttgggggactctcagggagggactgtggagagagaggcgtagttttagatgtgtatgattattctactttgtatttattttctgtgtgtgtgtgtgtgtgtgtgtgtgtgtgtacttatgtgAAACCACAGAGATGTTCGTTGGGGGGTCGGGTCGGGGTAGAAGTGGGAGTTAAAAGTTGATTCATTGTATATATTAGGGGTGTGACGAGATCTTGCGATATTACAACATGACAATATTTCTCGCCGAGGTGAAAAGCTGTCTTGTGATATCAGCATGATGGAATTTGAGGGTGAAATTAGTATAGAAGAAGTCCCCGCCATTTTGGGTACCCGGTGGAAACAGTAAGCGGCAGAGAATGTGACAAGACACGAACAATATGCAAGTACTGTAAGAGAATAGTGCCGTACACCGCGGCTAACACAAGCACTATGCAAAGACACCTAAAGAACCACCACAGATCTCAACTACAATCCACCAGGTCTGAAGTGTGAAATCAGTCGGTGGAGTTGGAGTTAGTGCTCGCATATTGCGTGCCGTCTTTTACTGCGTATGATAATTCACACTCAGAAAGTAGAACTGAAGTGACATTCATTACTAGACGATTAGTTCAAACATTTCAATGCACCtgcattgttttgcattttgtgactTTCAGTCGAATTATGGATCGGCGGATCGAGACTAAAGTATccatacttccgatactgatgtggtatcaagaatatcgattcTGAAGGATTTTATTAACTAGTgatattaaatggtaaatggtctgcacttatatagcgcctttttaaccttaacggtattcaaagcgctttacactgtgactcattcatacaccaatggtggcagagctgctatgtaaggtgctagcctgccattgggagcatcttggggttcaggcatgtggagtcgtgtgggccgggaatcaaactgccaactctgtgattagtggccgacccgctctaccacctgagccacagccgccccaaatattattatttagataacatgaatattaatgtatcTCATAAGTTTCGAAGTGTAAAAGAACAATTATATGAGCACATTGTTGCATTCGTTCATATCATTGAACTgttttttcttccgctcatctggacgcgcagaaatgctaaaatacagcaGCAGACCGCGATCACACTTTCAAAAGAGGGAACAGTGCTGGCCTAAAAGTACATGGTATCGGATCGGAAAGAAAATAgtggtatcacccatccctaAGTCGAATAAAAGTCATATATATAGTGTTAAAATATCGTCTCGTTCTGCACACCAGCGCAAAATGGgtgaaaaaaaacactttcttacCGTTAAATTGAAACTTTGCATTGTTGaaaacaacctggaatcatgAAACCAGCGCAGGTTATTTATAGCTTTACTCGTTGATCCCACGATGCCGTTTTATTgccatattaaataaaataaaaatttacgaTTTCTAGATTAAAGTCGTAGCATTGTGAGAATGAAGTAgtatgttttgagaataaagaaaacaaatatttaaaggaaaaaaCCCTCTATATTAGGCCAAACAGAGCGCCATTATCACAACGATAGAACGGACATCGTGCCAGCAGCTCCATTAATGCAAGAGATGGATGTGGATCATGTTGAGAAAAGGATATAGCACTAAAGTAATCCTTGGTCTTTTGGCATATCAGCAGAGTTTTTATTAGTTTCTGGACACTCCAGCAGTTATGTAGGAAATATAATTTCCAGACAGACATTTGCGCAGTCCCGCTAAGCGTTGGAGATGGTTTTCCTCTCTAAACAATACTGTAACTGAGGAGATGTTACTACATACAATGTCTTGAAATGGACCTATATTATTCACAGCAGTTTCAATCATTGTGAGACTATCCTGATAAACGCCCACATGTTGAAAACTCCTGTActaatgcacacctcattcatTAAACCCTTAATATCTGGCCTCTTTTTGTGCGTGAGCTTTAAAACGACATACCCAAATTTAAACTCCTCCAGTTTTTGAACCCTTTGGTCAACAAACACAAACTTGGGCTCATTTGAAAGTAGACACTTAGACATTTGTTATGCAAGAgtaaaatgcatcattgcagtatAAAATATTAGTTAGAgctattcaaatattttgagtaGTGACCACAAATATTATGATGAAGGTCTGACACAATTTTGAAGTCGATATGACCAAAACTCTTTGTCCCATATTGATTTATGTAAGTGCACTTCCAAAAACGGCCGCTTGGAGGCGCCTATAGGCCACCTGCAGTAACTGTTAACCAAATGATGAAAGTGGTTAAAAacacacaatttgtttatatttcaatgtaaaaaaataccacacacatgaagatatatattttttattatttggcaatatattataatgcattccatatatatttatgcattttataaacaatgtgaaaagaacattacaatggaaataaacttttatttacaataaagatGCTTCTGttcattttttcccccatatTTTTCAGAGCTTTTGCTCTGCCGTTCACCCGGGGTCTTTAGCCACTGCCTCAAGCTGGGGAAGATTCACTCTCCACGGCTTCGATCACCATCAGTGAAGCCTGCTCCCAATGCAAAGTGTTGGGAGTGCGTGTGCTCCGGGGTCTAACTCACGGTGAGCGAAGCCGGGAGGGTGGCTCCTCTTGGCTTGAATGACATGCAAGAgccccctggatgtgcagttgaacaggGGGTTTGATGAACACATGCAGTCGGGAGCACGTGTTCTCCATACCCTCggtgatggtgactgaagccgAGGAGGGTGGATCAGATCACGGGTCCAAAAGTCGAGTTCTTTGTCTTTTGACAAATATGATCTAGCTTTCCATTGGCCGGCTTTATCCAGAGACAAACATGGATGCACAGATCTTTACATCACTAGTGTCGACTGCCCCGTTTGGCTATTTTGAGCGACTACCCAATCACAGCTGCACAGAATATTTTGAGGGAGGGCTCGTTTTGTTCGCAAGACCCTCCCAAATATCATGTTTGGGTGTTTTGCTACTGAaacatggacatgaatgataatgTGTTGAATATGTAAAACCTGATCAAAGACATATTGatcaatattttgtcatatttgtacatttttagacTAAAATCTCTAATGGATTTTATTTATGGGACTCTTGCAATGAAAAGCTGACCAAAGTTTGGAGGATTTTGCTCATCTGTGATTGGCTGGAAGACAATAAATGTCAGAACTTCCGGATTCATTTTCCGTGTTTTGACACGTTTAATAAAATCTTATTTGTTGTAAGTTTGCGATCGTCAAattgctttaaaatataaaatcttgAGACCCCGATCTTTCAAATGATCTATTGGATGTCAATATTAGTACACGGTTCAAACACGCATTAAACATAAAtcacatgtaaataaatatgcaaaaggGTCCGTCGTTAAggtttaatctcataatgctgcaACTTCATTcccgtaatttttactttattctcaaaatattatgataaatgacAATTGCAAATTTAAATTGTTAATGACTTTGATTTTGTTGTTAGTGTTTCTGCACAATGAACAATGAGTGAAAAGTTGCTTTGATCCTccacaatttaaatgaaaacgtGTTTAATGCATTTATGGTGTGCCTGACGTGTGTTTAAATAAAGTTCTGAACCGGTGTCAGTGTTGcacttaatataattattattatttgacaggTACGGTGGTACTTTTTAAGTCATGGAAGGATTGTTCTGATTTTATACTATAATATGGCCTGTGTtcatggttgggagggttacttttgaaatgtattccactacagattacagattacatgctgtaaaatgtaatctgtaatgtattccgttagattactcaagatcagtaatgtAACCTAAATACTtgggattacttcttcagcactggtggatttttttcacttattttgactataaaaactcaaaatacacgtgttaaaaacacattctctgaaaacacaaatatcttatgcagtgttgtttctaaaacaagatcaatcaaatagatttattagatatttttacaggaaaacaatacagaaatgattatcaagaatatgatttttgcccaaatatcaaaggtcttactagaagaaaatgtattataatacaacgtgaattttcttgatataaatatatgatcatatctggtcacatgtgcatgtaaaatggctagcaatagcattttagcttagcagaAAGCTAaacatttacacaaggtttatttctatttcttctgcttcaaacttacttcaaacgtacttctctgttgctcgtatgaatgtcacacatcatcagaaagtgtttcaccgctgttcaaacatcatttatatgtataaatgttttcatctaaagcactaaatattaaattaaacaaatgacaataaaatacaaagtaatctcttcagtaatccaagtactttttgaatgtaactgtattctaattacaaactgtagtggaatacagttactaatattttgtattttaaatacgtaatcctgttacatgtatttcgttactccccgaCCGTGCCCGTGGGCGAAGCCCCGGATGACACAGAAGTCTAGCAATGCCCCTGCATCAGGTATACATTCTCACATACATGTACTTATTAGtcatacataaacacaaacatgtttACGACAGCATCAACATTTCAAAGAACTGTTTGTCTCATTTTTCATCTTCTCACTAATGATTAGATTGGTTTTTTTTACAAGGGCTAAACCGCCAGTATGACATATTACTGTAATCAACAATTATGTATGATGACACACACTGGATGTTAtcaagttttgtttttggcatcgcCATGGTTATGATAATTATCTCACCTCTAGCACATAGTACCTATACAGGTAAGCTCCTCCCACCACAACACCAGAGAGCACAAAAGCCAATCCCAGACAGAAGCACAAGCACCACACCTTTGAGTGCTGACGCACAAAGACTGCTGCCTCGGGATCCTACAGGAACAACGACAGAGAGACACTATTATTTCTACATTACAGATaccattcaattaaaataaagGTTTTGTGGCATtcagtccatgtctattagctttaaggtactaaaacataaataaaagatTATTTCAGCAGATGTGGGTTTCTTCAACTTTACTTTTAGCACTGGATTTCTAGAGtcttgtaaaaaaacatttttcacactctcacgTTTATTTGCCCACTAACAAGGTCCAATAGAGCTTaaacatgcatcacaggagatttgtgTCAGTTTTGTCataattcccaccacagtgtcatttacTTCATGACTCAAATGATGTATTTGTGTTTCACGGATATATGTGGTggaacttttttaaataaaatggctgATGCTAATTCCATACCTAACACTGAATCTATCCTAAAACAcacataattaaattatatttaaataatctttGCATCTCATTTCATTTCAAGCATACTctttactgacacttttgttgactttgttaacaagtacactaactttagaaaaaataaacaaataaacatatataaaaaacacttaattaggggtattttgtgtttgtgtgcgcgcaAACACATATACGcgcacaaacacatacacgcTCAAAtacgcacgcgcgcgcacacaaacacatacacgcgCACAAACAGACACGCTCaaacacgcacgcgcgcacaaaCAAACACCTACACGTACACACGCTCAAAtacgcacgcgcgcgcacacaaacacatacacgtgcacaaacacacacgcacaaacacgcgcgcacaaacgcacacaaacacatacacgctCAAAtacgcacgcgcgcgcacacaaacACCTACACGTACACACGCTCAAAtacgcacgcgcgcgcacacaaacacatacacgcacaaacacacaattattttgtaattttcaaAACAATGTATAGAAATCATTTTCgtacaatacattttgaaatggtttatttttCTATACATTTTCATAGTTTTAAAGATGATCatttataatgaattaaaatgaaaattaaagtaACCACAAATAAACTATGAAGGCTTAATCAAAGTTCGTTTTATcttgaccttcatataacaaaataaagttgaaataactTTATTTGTGACCATGTTTTATATTGATGACACTTTAAAGAAGTACAAACAATTTTTCAGATTCAAGTTTAACTGaaaagttaaagggacagttcacccaaaaatgtaaatgagctcatcatttactcaccctcatgccatcccagatgcgtataactttctatcttctgctgaacacaaacaaacattttagaagtatgtctcagctctgtaggtccgtataatgcaagtgaatggatgccaaaaccttgaaggtccaaaaagcacataaaagcagcattaaagtaatccataagactccagtggtttaatccatgtcttcactagtgatatgataagtgtgggtgagaaccagatcaatatttaagtccttttgtacctataaattcttctccctgcccagtaggtggcgatatgcaagaagaatgtgagtcgccaaaacacaagaagaatgtaaaagtgaaggtGGAGATTGCGCTTGATCAtaataaagacttaaatattgatctgtttatcacccatcACTTCAAAAGacgtcttatagattacttttatgctgcttttatgtgaccgttctggtcaccattcacttttcaaattgtaaggacctacagagctgagatatgtttctagaaatatttgtttgtgttcagcagaaggaaaagtcacacacatcagggatgacatgagggcgagtaaatgatgatttttggctgaactgttcCTTTTAACCAGAGCTGAATGTACAGAAGAAGCAATCTCTATAATATGTATGAAACAGAAAGAATTTGGCTACAACACATCGGTCTGTGTGAGGAGAATGAACTGAGATAAccattgtgtttgtatgtttgggAGCAAAAAAATAGAATGAGTCACACACAAATAAACCACAAggccatgagagagagagagagagagagagagagtgtgtgagagtgagtgagagagagtgtgagagacagtgagagtgagagagagagagcgcgagtgagagagagtgtgagtgaatgagtgagagagagagtgagtgaatgagtgagagagagagagagagcgtgagtgaatgagtgagagagtgagtgagagagagagaatgagagagcgagagagagagcacgagtgagagagagagtgtgagtgaatgagtgagagagagagagagagagtgagagagagtgtgagtgagagagcacgagtgagagagagagtgagtgagtgagagagagtgtgagtgagtgagtgagtgagagatacagagagagagagagagagagagtgagagtgagagagcacgagtgagagagagagtgagagagagtgtgagtgagtgagagagagagtgagagtgagagagcgcgagtgagagagagagagagagagtgtgagtgagtgagaga
The Xyrauchen texanus isolate HMW12.3.18 chromosome 14, RBS_HiC_50CHRs, whole genome shotgun sequence genome window above contains:
- the itm2bb gene encoding integral membrane protein 2Bb, which produces MVKVSFNTALAQKDPKKDSETLIAQDPEAAVFVRQHSKVWCLCFCLGLAFVLSGVVVGGAYLYRYYVLEEERVFVCGMKYFEEDYEMNEEVEVEVEMETALKLIEENVSFLENDEVELITVPVPEFGDSDPANIVHDFNKRLTAYLDLNLHKCYIIALNTSIVMPPKNFYELLINIKAGTYLPQSYLVHEEMMVTEKLESTTDLGYFVNNLCKGKDMYRLQRRDTILGMQKREALNCLKIRHFENMFVVETLICEP